From the genome of Equus asinus isolate D_3611 breed Donkey chromosome 24, EquAss-T2T_v2, whole genome shotgun sequence, one region includes:
- the RTN4IP1 gene encoding reticulon-4-interacting protein 1, mitochondrial isoform X1, whose protein sequence is MEFLKTCILRRHACTAVCFWRSQVVQKSSARKISTTSSRSTVMPAWVIDKYGNNEVLRFTQNMMIPIIHYPNEVIIKVHAASVNPIDVNMRSGYGATALNMKRDPLHIRTKGEEFPLTLGRDVSGVVMECGLDVRYFKPGDEVWAAVPPWKQGTLSEFVVVSGNEVSHKPRSLTHTQAASLPYVALTAWSAINKVGGLNDKNCTGKRVLILGASGGVGTFAIQIMKAWDAHVTAVCSRDASELVRKLGADDVLDYKSGNMEEQLKSLKPFDFILDNVGGSTETWALSFLKKWSGATYVTLVTPFLLNMDRLGIADGMLQTGVTVGSKTLKHFWQGVHYRWAFFMASGPYLDDIAQLVDAGKITGRMAKREHDRSKDALEESSNEGE, encoded by the exons ATGGAATTTCTGAAGACGTGTATACTTCGGAGACATGCCTGTACTGCGGTTTGCTTCTGGAGAAGCCAAGTTGTACAAAAGTCTTCAGCTAGAAAGATTAGTACTACCTCTTCAAGGAGCACTGTCATGCCGGCTTGGGTGATAGATAAATATGGGAATAATGAAGTGCTTCGGTTTACTCAGAACATGATGATACCCATCATACACTATCCAAATGAAGTCATCATCAAAGTTCACGCTGCGAGTGTGAATCCTATAGATGTTAATATGAGAA GTGGTTATGGAGCTACAGCTTTAAATATGAAACGTGATCCTTTACATATTAGAACCAAAGGAGAAGAGTTTCCCCTGACTCTGGGTCGGGATGTCTCTGGTGTGGTGATGGAATGTGGACTTGATGTGAGGTACTTCAAGCCTGGAGATGAG gtCTGGGCTGCGGTTCCTCCCTGGAAACAAGGCACGCTCTCGGAGTTTGTTGTAGTCAGTGGGAATGAG GTCTCTCACAAGCCCAGATCTCTCACTCATACTCAAGCTGCCTCTTTGCCATATGTGGCTCTCACAGCCTGGTCTGCCATAAACAAGGTTGGCGGCCTGAATGATAAGAATTGCACAGGAAAACG TGTTTTAATCTTGGGCGCTTCAGGTGGAGTTGGTACTTTTGCTATACAG ATAATGAAAGCTTGGGATGCCCACGTGACAGCCGTTTGCTCTCGGGATGCCAGTGAACTTGTGAGGAAGCTTGGGGCGGATGATGTACTTGATTACAAATCTGGAAATATGGAAGAGCAGTTGAAATCTTTAAAACC GTTTGATTTTATCCTTGATAATGTTGGCGGATCCACCGAAACGTGGGCTCTGAGTTTTCTCAAGAAATGGTCAGGAGCCACATACGTGACTTTGGTGACTCCTTTCCTCCTGAACATGGACCGATTGGGCATAGCAGATGGCATGTTGCAGACAGGCGTCACCGTGGGCTCTAAGACATTAAAG catttctGGCAAGGAGTCCATTATCGCTGGGCCTTTTTTATGGCCAGTGGTCCATATCTAGATGACATCGCACAACTGGTGGATGCAGGAAAG ATAACTGGTAGAATGGCTAAAAGAGAACATGACAGAAGTAAAGATGCCCTTGAAGAGTCCTCGAATGAGGGTGAGTGA
- the RTN4IP1 gene encoding reticulon-4-interacting protein 1, mitochondrial isoform X2 — MEFLKTCILRRHACTAVCFWRSQVVQKSSARKISTTSSRSTVMPAWVIDKYGNNEVLRFTQNMMIPIIHYPNEVIIKVHAASVNPIDVNMRSGYGATALNMKRDPLHIRTKGEEFPLTLGRDVSGVVMECGLDVRYFKPGDEVWAAVPPWKQGTLSEFVVVSGNEVSHKPRSLTHTQAASLPYVALTAWSAINKVGGLNDKNCTGKRVLILGASGGVGTFAIQIMKAWDAHVTAVCSRDASELVRKLGADDVLDYKSGNMEEQLKSLKPFDFILDNVGGSTETWALSFLKKWSGATYVTLVTPFLLNMDRLGIADGMLQTGVTVGSKTLKHFWQGVHYRWAFFMASGPYLDDIAQLVDAGKIQPVIEKTFPFSKVPEAFLKVERGHARGKTVITVV, encoded by the exons ATGGAATTTCTGAAGACGTGTATACTTCGGAGACATGCCTGTACTGCGGTTTGCTTCTGGAGAAGCCAAGTTGTACAAAAGTCTTCAGCTAGAAAGATTAGTACTACCTCTTCAAGGAGCACTGTCATGCCGGCTTGGGTGATAGATAAATATGGGAATAATGAAGTGCTTCGGTTTACTCAGAACATGATGATACCCATCATACACTATCCAAATGAAGTCATCATCAAAGTTCACGCTGCGAGTGTGAATCCTATAGATGTTAATATGAGAA GTGGTTATGGAGCTACAGCTTTAAATATGAAACGTGATCCTTTACATATTAGAACCAAAGGAGAAGAGTTTCCCCTGACTCTGGGTCGGGATGTCTCTGGTGTGGTGATGGAATGTGGACTTGATGTGAGGTACTTCAAGCCTGGAGATGAG gtCTGGGCTGCGGTTCCTCCCTGGAAACAAGGCACGCTCTCGGAGTTTGTTGTAGTCAGTGGGAATGAG GTCTCTCACAAGCCCAGATCTCTCACTCATACTCAAGCTGCCTCTTTGCCATATGTGGCTCTCACAGCCTGGTCTGCCATAAACAAGGTTGGCGGCCTGAATGATAAGAATTGCACAGGAAAACG TGTTTTAATCTTGGGCGCTTCAGGTGGAGTTGGTACTTTTGCTATACAG ATAATGAAAGCTTGGGATGCCCACGTGACAGCCGTTTGCTCTCGGGATGCCAGTGAACTTGTGAGGAAGCTTGGGGCGGATGATGTACTTGATTACAAATCTGGAAATATGGAAGAGCAGTTGAAATCTTTAAAACC GTTTGATTTTATCCTTGATAATGTTGGCGGATCCACCGAAACGTGGGCTCTGAGTTTTCTCAAGAAATGGTCAGGAGCCACATACGTGACTTTGGTGACTCCTTTCCTCCTGAACATGGACCGATTGGGCATAGCAGATGGCATGTTGCAGACAGGCGTCACCGTGGGCTCTAAGACATTAAAG catttctGGCAAGGAGTCCATTATCGCTGGGCCTTTTTTATGGCCAGTGGTCCATATCTAGATGACATCGCACAACTGGTGGATGCAGGAAAG